A window from Thermodesulfobacteriota bacterium encodes these proteins:
- a CDS encoding ASKHA domain-containing protein, producing LSDCTIRIPQESGLAAGAVLVPAGSRHRAQVCRVDLEELREEGIFLPPVEKVCLELPPPAAGDNTADAGRLVRGLAEQYGERRLLIGLPVLRKLRRVMREKDFLVTATLGRPVNRVARTHVVNVQAGNWSHRAFALAVDIGTTTIQGQVIDLHNGQVRAEAGDYNSQIGYGEDVISRIIYAERPGGLDTMQKLVVGTVNGIIGRLLEEAAVDRDEIDAITVAGNTTMTHLFLGLEPHNIRRAPYVPVSTLFAPIRASDLGLALAAHAVVLAYPAISSYVGGDIVAGVMGSGMYRTEALTLFIDIGTNAEIVIGNRDWLACAACSAGPAFEGGGITHGMRAATGAIDDFRINPVTLEPMNRTIDRRPPRGICGSGLLILVATLFEHGIIDQKGRFDRNRQSPRLRLGRSGFEYVLAWQAESGTDRDIVLTEVDIQNFLRAKAAIYAGVTTLLAEVGLAVTDLDQIILAGAFGSYLDLSSAMSIGLLPEVEPAKVLYVGNGSLLGARMSAVSNHIRRDVRAVVRRMTSFELSEVPAFKEQYVASLFIPHTDASLFPLLRERLTANGRRPQPSPGSQP from the coding sequence CGCTTAGCGACTGCACCATCCGCATCCCCCAGGAGTCGGGCCTGGCGGCGGGCGCCGTGCTGGTGCCTGCCGGCAGCCGGCATCGGGCCCAGGTCTGCCGGGTGGATCTGGAGGAGCTGCGGGAGGAGGGCATCTTCCTGCCGCCGGTGGAGAAGGTCTGCCTGGAGCTGCCGCCGCCCGCAGCCGGGGACAACACGGCGGATGCCGGCCGGCTGGTGCGGGGCCTGGCAGAGCAGTACGGCGAGCGCCGGCTCCTCATCGGCCTGCCGGTGCTGCGCAAGCTTAGGCGGGTGATGCGGGAGAAGGACTTCCTGGTCACCGCCACCCTGGGCCGGCCGGTCAACCGGGTTGCCCGTACCCATGTGGTGAACGTCCAGGCGGGCAACTGGAGCCACCGGGCCTTCGCCCTGGCGGTGGACATCGGCACCACCACCATCCAGGGCCAGGTCATCGACCTGCACAACGGCCAAGTCCGGGCGGAGGCCGGCGACTACAACAGCCAGATCGGCTACGGCGAGGACGTCATCTCCCGGATCATTTACGCCGAGCGGCCGGGCGGCCTGGATACCATGCAGAAGCTGGTGGTGGGCACCGTGAACGGCATCATCGGCCGGCTTCTGGAGGAGGCCGCCGTCGATCGGGACGAGATCGACGCCATCACCGTGGCCGGCAACACCACCATGACCCACCTCTTCCTCGGGCTGGAGCCCCACAACATCCGCCGCGCCCCCTATGTGCCGGTCTCCACCCTGTTCGCGCCCATCCGTGCCTCGGATCTGGGCCTGGCCCTGGCCGCCCATGCCGTGGTCCTGGCGTATCCCGCCATCTCCAGCTATGTTGGCGGCGATATTGTCGCCGGGGTCATGGGCTCGGGGATGTACCGCACCGAGGCCCTCACCCTCTTCATCGACATCGGCACCAACGCCGAGATCGTCATCGGCAACCGGGACTGGCTGGCCTGCGCCGCCTGCTCCGCCGGGCCGGCCTTCGAAGGCGGGGGCATCACCCACGGCATGCGGGCCGCCACCGGCGCGATCGACGATTTCCGCATCAATCCGGTCACCCTGGAGCCCATGAACCGCACCATCGATCGCCGGCCGCCCCGGGGCATCTGCGGCTCCGGCCTCCTCATCCTGGTGGCCACCCTGTTCGAGCATGGGATCATCGACCAGAAGGGCCGCTTCGACCGCAACCGCCAGAGTCCCCGCCTGCGACTGGGCCGTAGCGGCTTCGAATACGTTCTCGCCTGGCAGGCGGAGAGCGGCACCGACCGGGACATCGTCCTCACCGAGGTGGATATCCAGAACTTCCTGCGGGCCAAGGCGGCCATCTACGCCGGCGTCACCACCCTCCTGGCCGAGGTGGGCCTTGCGGTCACCGATCTCGACCAGATCATCCTGGCCGGCGCCTTCGGCTCCTACCTTGACCTCAGCTCCGCCATGAGCATCGGTCTCTTGCCGGAGGTGGAGCCGGCCAAGGTGCTCTATGTCGGCAACGGCTCTCTCTTGGGGGCGCGGATGAGCGCGGTGTCCAACCATATCCGGCGGGACGTGCGGGCGGTGGTGCGCCGGATGACCAGCTTTGAGCTTTCCGAGGTGCCAGCCTTCAAGGAGCAGTACGTGGCCTCCCTGTTCATTCCCCACACCGACGCCAGCCTCTTTCCCCTGCTGCGGGAGCGCCTGACCGCCAACGGCAGAAGGCCGCAGCCGTCTCCGGGATCCCAGCCGTGA